A genomic stretch from Empedobacter stercoris includes:
- a CDS encoding DUF4295 family protein, which yields MAKKTVATLQTGSKKMTKVIKMVKSPKSGAYVFVEKVVNADDTDAFFAK from the coding sequence ATGGCAAAAAAGACAGTAGCAACCCTACAAACAGGGTCTAAAAAAATGACCAAAGTAATCAAAATGGTAAAATCTCCTAAATCTGGAGCTTACGTATTTGTTGAAAAAGTAGTTAACGCTGACGATACTGATGCGTTCTTCGCAAAATAA
- the rpmG gene encoding 50S ribosomal protein L33 codes for MAKKGNRVQVILECTEHKESGMPGMSRYITTKNKKNTPDRIELKKYNPVLKKYTVHKEIK; via the coding sequence ATGGCAAAAAAAGGAAACAGAGTACAGGTTATTTTAGAATGTACAGAGCATAAAGAAAGTGGTATGCCAGGAATGTCTCGTTATATCACAACTAAAAACAAAAAGAATACTCCAGATCGTATTGAGTTGAAAAAATACAACCCAGTATTGAAAAAGTATACAGTTCATAAGGAGATCAAATAA
- the rpmB gene encoding 50S ribosomal protein L28, with amino-acid sequence MSNICQITGKRRLVGNNVSHANNKTKRTFEVNLFKKKFFMPEAGEWITLKVSAHGLKTINKLGVDEAVRRARKEGLIK; translated from the coding sequence ATGTCAAACATTTGTCAAATTACAGGTAAGAGAAGATTAGTAGGAAACAATGTTTCTCACGCTAATAATAAAACAAAACGCACTTTTGAAGTGAATTTGTTCAAAAAGAAATTTTTTATGCCAGAAGCTGGTGAGTGGATTACTTTAAAAGTTTCTGCACACGGTTTAAAAACAATCAACAAGTTAGGAGTTGATGAGGCTGTTAGACGTGCACGTAAAGAAGGTTTAATCAAATAA
- the lnt gene encoding apolipoprotein N-acyltransferase: MKKYIAYAILSGLLLTAGWPSHGFPLLLFIGFVPLMLAEHQITQRAEFKKKRRKIFGLSYLAFFIWNAIVIWWLHYAQETNANGDLQNSWSAYLIPVFANSLFMSIVFQLYHVVKTKAGNLYGLVFLPAIWMSFDKLTLNWELTWPWFNLGNGFAKYHEWVQWYEYTGTFGGALWIWIVNIIVFYYLTAYINKKEIKYLNKLGIYAGLLIAVPIGLSYIMYANYEEKGKALDVLILQPDLDPYNEKYMKDGLQIYDELKQLALKNIQPKTQFVVAPETAVPGSSALIFDNMYDDLIVQDIQQWTSTKNDLHFVTGASIMRIYPMSSLASETASVMKDGITWYDAYNSALQIGGNDSIEVYHKSKLVPGVEIFPYRNYLMPIIGEFMLNFGGTTKTLGVQPHRSVFKNNTNTATVAPVICYESIYGDYTTEYVREGANVIFTMTNDSWWGSTDGHRQLLLYGNLRAIENRRAIVRSANSGISAFVNQRGDIMKSLPYGEQGALNGTILMNSELTFYTKYGDVIARIALLVMGIILAYTLAQKLLYKQNKKKI; the protein is encoded by the coding sequence ATGAAAAAATACATTGCATACGCAATCTTATCAGGATTATTGTTAACAGCAGGCTGGCCGTCACATGGTTTTCCATTGTTGTTATTTATAGGATTTGTGCCCTTGATGTTGGCAGAACATCAAATAACGCAGCGCGCAGAATTCAAGAAAAAAAGACGTAAGATTTTTGGACTTTCATATTTAGCCTTTTTTATTTGGAATGCAATTGTAATTTGGTGGTTGCATTATGCGCAAGAAACCAATGCGAATGGAGATTTACAAAATTCGTGGAGTGCTTATTTAATTCCAGTTTTCGCGAATTCGTTATTTATGTCAATTGTTTTTCAACTGTATCATGTTGTTAAAACAAAAGCAGGAAATTTGTATGGCTTAGTTTTTCTTCCAGCCATTTGGATGAGTTTTGATAAACTAACATTGAATTGGGAATTGACTTGGCCATGGTTTAACCTTGGAAATGGTTTTGCAAAATATCACGAATGGGTACAATGGTACGAATACACAGGAACTTTTGGTGGAGCACTTTGGATATGGATCGTAAATATTATTGTGTTCTATTATTTAACAGCTTACATCAATAAAAAAGAAATTAAATATTTAAACAAATTAGGTATTTATGCAGGATTATTAATTGCTGTTCCAATTGGTTTATCTTATATAATGTATGCAAATTACGAGGAAAAAGGAAAAGCGCTTGATGTGTTGATTCTTCAACCAGATCTTGATCCTTACAATGAAAAATACATGAAAGATGGATTACAGATTTATGACGAATTGAAGCAATTGGCACTGAAGAATATTCAACCAAAAACCCAATTTGTTGTTGCGCCAGAAACAGCTGTTCCAGGTTCTTCTGCACTTATTTTTGACAATATGTATGATGATTTAATTGTACAAGATATTCAACAATGGACAAGTACGAAGAACGATTTACATTTCGTAACAGGTGCATCAATCATGCGAATTTATCCTATGTCGTCTTTAGCATCAGAAACTGCATCAGTTATGAAAGATGGAATAACGTGGTATGATGCCTATAATTCGGCTTTACAGATAGGAGGAAACGACTCGATCGAAGTATATCATAAGAGTAAATTAGTGCCTGGAGTAGAAATTTTTCCATATCGTAACTATTTAATGCCAATTATTGGAGAATTTATGCTTAACTTTGGCGGCACAACAAAAACGTTGGGGGTTCAACCTCATCGTTCTGTTTTCAAGAATAATACAAACACCGCTACTGTTGCTCCGGTTATATGTTACGAATCTATTTACGGAGACTATACAACAGAATATGTGAGAGAAGGTGCTAATGTTATATTCACAATGACCAACGATTCTTGGTGGGGCTCTACCGATGGTCATCGTCAATTACTATTATATGGTAATTTGAGAGCTATTGAAAATAGACGCGCTATTGTTAGATCTGCAAACTCAGGTATTTCGGCTTTCGTTAATCAGCGAGGAGATATAATGAAGTCATTACCATATGGAGAGCAGGGTGCCTTAAATGGTACAATTTTAATGAATAGTGAATTAACGTTTTATACAAAGTATGGTGACGTCATCGCAAGAATAGCACTATTGGTAATGGGAATTATCTTAGCTTATACACTTGCGCAGAAGTTGTTATACAAACAAAATAAGAAGAAAATATAA
- a CDS encoding M1 family metallopeptidase, translating into MKKLVLLLGLISMTTHAQVLNHKKEFTRQDSLRGTNNEFRNWWDVKHYKVSVEPDFKSKFIKGRTTITFDKTAPQKSDLIQIDLQEPMIVLAVKLNGKKISDFKRDGNVYFIHVGKNIKNTSNDLELEYSGHPIVAKKAPWDGGWIFEKDKKGRDWMTVAVQGLGASAWFPNKDYLGDEPDNGMELEIITPHDLVGVGNGRLVSKQEKNGKTASTWKVVNPINNYNIVPYVGNYVNFKDTYNGENGQLDLDYYVLDYNIDKAKSQFEQAKMMLKSFEHWFGPYAFYEDSFKIVETPHLGMEHQSGIAYGNKFENGYLGRDLSGSGWGLKWDFIIVHEAGHEWFGNNITEKDVADMWIHESFTAYSETLFTETFHGKEAGSEYVRGTRNAIQNDSPIIGVYGVNQEGSGDMYYKGANMIHTLRTWMNDDEKFRQLLRGLNKEFYHQTVTTEQIENYIAKYSGLNLTAFFNQYLRTVKVPTLELRENGNKVEYRYTNVVGGFAMPLRLKDSDITINPTSNWQTINHSTITKTSDVTINPNYYIEVSKS; encoded by the coding sequence ATGAAGAAATTAGTACTATTGCTTGGCTTGATATCGATGACAACACATGCACAAGTTCTTAATCACAAAAAAGAGTTTACACGACAAGATTCCCTTCGCGGAACCAATAATGAGTTCAGAAATTGGTGGGATGTTAAACACTATAAAGTAAGCGTAGAACCCGATTTTAAATCGAAATTTATCAAAGGAAGAACAACCATTACTTTTGATAAAACGGCGCCTCAGAAATCAGATTTAATTCAAATTGATTTACAAGAACCAATGATTGTTTTGGCTGTAAAATTGAATGGAAAGAAAATTTCTGATTTTAAGCGTGATGGTAATGTGTACTTTATTCATGTCGGAAAAAACATCAAGAATACTTCGAATGATTTAGAATTAGAATATTCTGGACATCCAATTGTAGCAAAAAAAGCACCATGGGATGGCGGTTGGATTTTTGAAAAAGATAAAAAAGGTCGTGATTGGATGACTGTGGCTGTACAAGGTTTGGGTGCAAGTGCTTGGTTTCCGAACAAAGATTATTTAGGTGATGAGCCTGATAATGGAATGGAATTGGAAATTATCACACCTCATGATTTAGTTGGTGTAGGAAATGGACGATTAGTTTCTAAGCAAGAAAAAAATGGAAAAACGGCTTCTACTTGGAAAGTAGTTAACCCAATTAATAATTATAATATTGTCCCATACGTAGGGAATTATGTCAATTTTAAAGATACTTACAATGGCGAAAATGGTCAATTGGATTTAGATTATTATGTATTAGATTATAACATTGATAAAGCTAAATCACAGTTCGAACAAGCTAAAATGATGTTAAAAAGTTTTGAACATTGGTTTGGACCTTATGCTTTTTACGAAGATTCGTTCAAGATTGTAGAAACTCCACATTTGGGAATGGAACATCAATCTGGAATTGCGTACGGAAATAAATTCGAGAATGGGTATTTAGGGCGCGATTTATCAGGTTCTGGTTGGGGACTAAAATGGGATTTTATTATCGTTCACGAAGCTGGTCACGAATGGTTCGGAAATAATATAACAGAGAAAGATGTTGCAGATATGTGGATTCATGAATCGTTTACAGCTTATTCTGAAACCTTATTTACAGAAACATTTCATGGGAAAGAAGCAGGAAGCGAATATGTACGTGGAACAAGAAATGCAATCCAAAATGATAGTCCAATAATCGGAGTATATGGTGTCAATCAAGAAGGAAGTGGTGACATGTACTACAAAGGCGCAAATATGATTCATACGTTGAGAACTTGGATGAATGATGACGAAAAATTTAGACAACTATTACGAGGTTTGAACAAAGAGTTTTATCATCAAACGGTGACAACAGAACAAATCGAAAATTATATTGCCAAATATTCTGGATTAAATTTGACTGCTTTTTTCAATCAATATTTAAGAACTGTCAAAGTTCCTACGTTAGAATTAAGAGAAAATGGTAACAAAGTAGAATATAGATATACGAATGTGGTGGGTGGATTTGCAATGCCTTTGCGTTTGAAAGATTCTGACATTACAATCAATCCAACATCAAATTGGCAAACGATTAATCATTCAACAATTACAAAAACGAGTGATGTAACGATTAATCCAAATTATTATATTGAAGTTAGTAAATCGTAA
- the dnaK gene encoding molecular chaperone DnaK, with protein MSKIIGIDLGTTNSCVSVMEGSEPVVIPNAEGKRTTPSIVAFVEGGEIKVGDSAKRQAVTNPKKTIYSIKRFMGTKFNNDADEIGRVPYSVVKGNNDTPAVDIDGRNYTPQEISAMILQKMKKTAEDYLGQEVSRAVITVPAYFNDAQRQATKEAGEIAGLKVERIINEPTAAALAYGLDKANSDKKIVVYDLGGGTFDVSILELGDGVFEVLSTNGDTHLGGDDFDDAIINWLASEFQAKEGVDLKKDAMALQRLREAAEKAKIELSSSAQTEINLPYVTANETGPKHLVETLTRSKFDQLTEDLVRRSMEPCKKALSDAGLSINDIDEVILVGGSTRMPKIQEEVEKFFGKKPSKGVNPDEVVAIGAAIQGGVLTGDVKDVLLLDVTPLSLGIETLGGVFTKLIEANTTIPTKKSEVFSTAVDNQPAVTLRIGQGERPLFNDNKEIGRFDLVDIPPAQRGVPQIEVTFDIDANGILSVSAKDKGTGKEQSIKIEASSGLSDADIERMKKEAQENAAKDEEAKNKIEKVNAADALIFQTEKQLTEYGDKIPADKKQPIEEALAEVKSAHAAQDVAAIDASMEKLNTAWNAASQEIYAAMNEGQESGAQAQPGADQGQAKNDGVEDVDFEEVK; from the coding sequence ATGAGCAAAATAATCGGAATCGACTTAGGTACAACGAACTCTTGTGTTTCTGTAATGGAAGGAAGCGAGCCAGTTGTAATTCCAAATGCAGAAGGTAAAAGAACAACTCCATCTATCGTAGCATTCGTAGAAGGAGGTGAAATTAAAGTTGGTGATTCAGCAAAACGTCAAGCTGTAACAAACCCAAAGAAAACGATTTATTCTATTAAACGTTTCATGGGAACTAAATTTAATAATGATGCAGATGAAATCGGTCGTGTTCCTTATTCAGTTGTAAAAGGAAACAATGATACGCCAGCAGTTGATATTGATGGACGTAACTATACTCCACAAGAAATCTCAGCAATGATTTTACAAAAAATGAAAAAAACTGCTGAAGATTATTTAGGACAAGAAGTATCAAGAGCGGTAATTACTGTACCAGCTTATTTTAACGATGCTCAACGTCAAGCAACTAAAGAAGCTGGTGAAATTGCAGGTCTTAAAGTAGAACGTATTATCAACGAGCCTACTGCTGCTGCATTAGCTTACGGATTAGACAAAGCAAACTCAGATAAAAAAATCGTTGTTTACGATTTAGGTGGTGGTACTTTCGACGTATCAATCCTAGAATTAGGTGACGGTGTATTCGAAGTATTATCTACAAACGGTGATACACACTTAGGAGGTGATGATTTTGATGACGCAATCATCAACTGGTTAGCTTCTGAATTCCAAGCGAAAGAAGGTGTAGATTTGAAAAAAGACGCAATGGCTTTACAACGTTTACGTGAAGCTGCTGAAAAAGCTAAAATCGAATTATCTTCTTCTGCTCAAACAGAAATTAATTTACCATACGTTACAGCTAACGAAACAGGACCAAAACACTTAGTAGAAACTTTAACTCGTTCTAAATTTGATCAATTAACAGAAGATTTAGTACGTCGTTCTATGGAACCTTGTAAAAAAGCGTTATCTGATGCAGGTTTATCAATCAACGATATCGACGAAGTTATCTTAGTTGGTGGATCTACACGTATGCCAAAAATCCAAGAAGAAGTAGAAAAATTCTTCGGTAAAAAACCATCTAAAGGAGTTAATCCAGACGAGGTTGTTGCAATTGGTGCAGCTATCCAAGGAGGTGTTTTAACAGGTGATGTAAAAGACGTATTATTATTAGACGTTACACCATTATCTTTAGGTATCGAAACTTTAGGAGGAGTATTCACAAAATTAATTGAAGCGAATACAACAATTCCAACTAAAAAATCTGAAGTTTTCTCAACTGCAGTTGACAATCAACCAGCAGTAACATTAAGAATTGGTCAAGGAGAGCGTCCATTATTCAACGATAACAAAGAAATCGGACGTTTTGACTTAGTAGATATTCCACCAGCACAAAGAGGTGTTCCTCAAATCGAAGTAACATTTGATATTGATGCGAATGGTATCTTAAGTGTATCTGCAAAAGATAAAGGAACAGGAAAAGAGCAATCAATCAAAATTGAAGCTTCATCTGGATTATCTGATGCTGATATCGAAAGAATGAAAAAAGAAGCACAAGAAAATGCTGCAAAAGACGAAGAAGCAAAAAACAAAATTGAAAAAGTAAATGCTGCTGACGCGTTAATTTTCCAAACAGAAAAACAATTGACTGAGTACGGAGATAAAATTCCTGCTGACAAAAAACAACCAATTGAAGAAGCTTTAGCTGAGGTTAAATCTGCTCACGCTGCTCAAGACGTTGCTGCAATTGATGCTTCTATGGAAAAATTAAATACAGCTTGGAATGCTGCTTCACAAGAAATTTATGCTGCAATGAACGAAGGTCAAGAAAGTGGTGCACAAGCGCAACCAGGAGCTGATCAAGGTCAAGCAAAAAATGATGGTGTTGAAGACGTAGACTTCGAAGAAGTTAAATAA
- a CDS encoding trans-sulfuration enzyme family protein, giving the protein MKKDQSKIIREQAPRSATREHSVPLYLTSSFIFDSAEQGRAIFVEEEEGMVYSRYANPNTTEFINRVCVLEKADAGLAFASGMAAVFASFASYIKSGDHIVSSRAIFGSTHQLITQLFPRWGVTYTYVETPNIEDWEKAIQANTKIVFLESPSNPGLELFDLEALAKIKEKHPHVIFAIDNCFATPYLQQPLEFGFDLSIHSATKYMDGQGRVLGGVVIGKQDLINEMMFFIRHTGPAMSAFNAWTISKSLETLPLRMDRHCENALALAEALESNPEIEAVKYPFLPSHPQYELAKKQMKGGGGIVTFEVKGGKERAFKFIDALKMILYTSNLGDSRSIATHPATTTHAKLSDAERAELGIMPGSIRLSVGLEDKIDIIEDILQALEKTK; this is encoded by the coding sequence ATGAAAAAAGATCAGTCTAAGATAATTCGTGAGCAAGCGCCAAGATCTGCTACTCGCGAGCATTCAGTTCCATTATATTTAACCTCAAGTTTTATTTTTGATAGTGCAGAACAAGGTCGTGCTATTTTTGTAGAAGAGGAGGAAGGTATGGTTTATTCGCGTTATGCAAATCCAAATACAACAGAGTTTATTAATCGCGTTTGTGTGTTAGAAAAAGCAGATGCTGGTTTAGCGTTCGCATCAGGGATGGCAGCTGTTTTTGCTTCGTTTGCTTCTTATATTAAAAGTGGTGATCATATTGTGTCAAGTCGTGCTATTTTTGGTTCGACACATCAATTAATTACACAACTATTTCCTCGTTGGGGCGTAACCTATACCTATGTTGAAACGCCAAATATCGAAGATTGGGAAAAAGCAATTCAAGCGAATACCAAAATTGTCTTTTTAGAATCGCCTTCTAATCCTGGTTTGGAATTATTCGATTTAGAAGCTTTAGCAAAAATAAAAGAGAAACATCCACATGTTATTTTTGCCATTGACAACTGTTTTGCAACACCATATTTACAACAACCTTTAGAGTTTGGATTCGATTTATCTATTCATTCAGCAACAAAATATATGGATGGACAAGGTCGAGTTTTAGGTGGTGTTGTGATAGGAAAGCAAGATTTGATTAATGAAATGATGTTTTTTATTCGTCATACTGGTCCTGCAATGTCTGCTTTTAATGCGTGGACAATTTCTAAAAGTTTAGAAACGTTACCTCTTCGTATGGATCGTCATTGTGAAAATGCTTTGGCTTTGGCAGAGGCGTTAGAAAGTAACCCTGAAATTGAAGCTGTAAAATACCCTTTTTTACCCTCTCATCCGCAATATGAATTAGCGAAAAAACAAATGAAAGGAGGTGGTGGAATTGTAACCTTTGAAGTAAAAGGAGGAAAAGAACGTGCGTTCAAATTTATAGATGCATTGAAAATGATTTTGTATACTTCAAATTTAGGAGATTCGAGATCGATAGCGACACACCCGGCTACAACAACTCATGCGAAATTATCAGATGCCGAACGTGCAGAGTTAGGGATTATGCCAGGCTCGATACGATTATCTGTTGGATTAGAAGATAAAATAGATATTATCGAAGATATACTACAAGCATTAGAAAAAACGAAATAA
- a CDS encoding DEAD/DEAH box helicase: protein MSFENLGLSPYLSKAITILGFLKPFEIQTETIPSILKGKDVMGIAKTGSGKTLCFVAPLLQKIQHQSYEKSRFVKALILVPTRELAVQIEQTFAGLQTALRREVQTQAVYGGTSINPQMKNLYGTEILIATPGRLLDLMDHNALSLDQLQYLVIDEADKMFQMGFGDEMNRILKSVPKKKQSVLFSATLNDKIDEIKSTLNINPIVVEIKKQEVDLEQIEQVAYKVDAETKGPFLRYLIKSENLEQVLIFVSSTRTADNLVEKLKKNKIPAMAVHSKKSQGARMDNLEDFKLGDIRVLVATDLIGRGIHIEGLPIVINYELPRSPLDYVHRIGRTGRANANGKAISLITEEDLHHFKIIQKKMGKKVNILSTDDVSLHGF, encoded by the coding sequence ATGTCATTCGAAAATTTAGGATTATCACCATATCTCTCAAAAGCCATTACAATACTTGGATTTTTAAAACCTTTTGAAATTCAAACTGAGACTATTCCGTCTATTTTAAAAGGAAAAGATGTAATGGGAATTGCAAAAACAGGATCTGGAAAAACATTGTGTTTTGTTGCACCTTTGTTACAAAAAATTCAACATCAATCGTACGAAAAATCACGTTTTGTAAAAGCTCTAATTTTAGTTCCTACACGCGAATTAGCTGTTCAAATTGAACAAACATTTGCTGGTCTACAAACTGCTTTACGCCGCGAAGTACAAACACAGGCTGTATATGGTGGAACTTCGATTAATCCACAGATGAAGAATTTGTATGGAACAGAAATTTTGATAGCAACCCCTGGTCGTTTATTGGATTTAATGGATCATAATGCGTTATCGTTAGACCAATTGCAATATTTGGTAATTGATGAAGCGGACAAAATGTTTCAGATGGGGTTTGGAGATGAAATGAATAGAATCTTAAAAAGTGTTCCGAAAAAGAAACAATCGGTTCTTTTTTCAGCAACTTTAAATGATAAAATTGATGAAATCAAATCAACTTTAAATATCAATCCAATTGTTGTTGAAATTAAAAAGCAAGAAGTTGATTTAGAGCAAATAGAACAAGTAGCTTATAAAGTTGATGCCGAAACAAAAGGTCCTTTTTTACGCTATTTAATCAAATCTGAAAACTTAGAACAAGTGTTGATTTTTGTTTCTTCGACTCGTACAGCTGACAATTTGGTTGAAAAACTAAAAAAGAATAAAATTCCTGCAATGGCTGTTCACAGCAAGAAATCGCAAGGTGCGAGAATGGATAATTTAGAAGATTTTAAATTAGGAGATATTCGCGTTTTGGTTGCCACAGATTTGATTGGACGCGGAATTCATATCGAAGGTTTACCAATTGTAATTAATTACGAATTACCTCGATCGCCTTTAGATTATGTACACCGAATTGGACGTACTGGTCGTGCAAATGCAAACGGAAAAGCAATTAGTTTAATCACCGAAGAAGATTTGCATCATTTCAAAATTATTCAGAAAAAAATGGGTAAGAAAGTAAACATACTTTCGACTGATGATGTGAGCTTACATGGATTTTAA
- the aspA gene encoding aspartate ammonia-lyase: MRTESDLLGELQLPETAYYGVQTQRAINNFKISNNYLAHYPEFIKALGVVKLGAAQANHELGVLSKDIYDAISFASNELIAGKYTDQFPIDMIQGGAGTSTNMNANEVIANIALEHLGKQKGEYQFCSPNDHVNLSQSTNDAYPTALKLALFNMNKPLVEALTKLAESFNKKAKEFEQVIKMGRTQLQDAVPMTLGQEFEGFATTLNKEVQNLDRITTDLLVINMGATAIGTGLNAVPGYAQLCTTKIAEIMKEEVILADNLVEATSDTSAFVDYSSALKRLCVKLSKICNDLRLLTSGPRAGLFEINLPPKQPGSSIMPGKVNPVIPEVVNQVCFKVIGNDLTITMAAEAGQLQLNVMEPIIGFSIMESIQYLTNAMDTLRVECVDGITANAEHLKNEVQNSIGIVTALNPYIGYKASTKIAKEALETGGSVYQLVLDHGLLSKERLDEILDPKNMLGPHT, from the coding sequence ATGAGAACTGAGTCAGATTTATTAGGAGAGTTACAACTTCCTGAAACGGCTTATTATGGAGTACAAACACAACGTGCAATTAATAATTTTAAAATTTCGAACAACTATTTAGCACATTACCCTGAATTTATTAAAGCGTTAGGTGTAGTGAAATTAGGTGCAGCGCAAGCTAATCATGAGTTGGGAGTTTTATCAAAAGATATATATGATGCGATTTCTTTTGCATCGAACGAGCTGATTGCAGGAAAATATACGGATCAATTTCCGATTGACATGATTCAAGGTGGTGCTGGAACTTCTACGAATATGAATGCAAACGAAGTGATTGCAAATATTGCGTTAGAACATTTAGGAAAACAAAAAGGAGAATATCAATTTTGTTCACCAAATGATCATGTAAATTTATCACAATCCACAAACGACGCTTATCCTACTGCGTTGAAATTAGCTTTGTTTAACATGAATAAACCATTGGTTGAAGCATTAACAAAACTGGCAGAGTCATTTAATAAAAAAGCTAAAGAATTTGAACAAGTCATTAAGATGGGACGCACACAATTGCAAGATGCAGTTCCGATGACATTAGGTCAAGAATTTGAAGGTTTTGCAACTACATTAAACAAGGAAGTTCAGAATTTAGATCGTATCACTACTGATTTATTGGTCATTAATATGGGAGCAACAGCAATCGGAACTGGTTTGAACGCCGTTCCAGGTTATGCACAATTGTGTACAACAAAGATTGCAGAAATCATGAAGGAAGAGGTGATATTGGCAGATAATTTAGTGGAAGCAACTTCTGATACGAGTGCCTTTGTAGATTATTCTTCTGCTTTAAAACGTCTTTGTGTAAAATTATCTAAAATTTGTAATGATTTACGATTACTAACTTCAGGGCCAAGAGCAGGTTTATTCGAAATTAATCTACCTCCAAAACAGCCAGGATCTTCGATTATGCCAGGAAAAGTAAATCCGGTTATTCCAGAAGTGGTGAATCAGGTTTGTTTTAAAGTGATTGGAAATGATTTGACAATTACAATGGCAGCAGAAGCTGGTCAATTGCAATTAAATGTAATGGAGCCAATTATAGGTTTTTCGATTATGGAGTCAATTCAATATCTTACAAATGCAATGGATACATTGCGTGTGGAATGTGTGGATGGAATTACTGCAAATGCGGAACATCTGAAAAATGAAGTGCAAAATAGTATTGGAATTGTTACAGCACTAAATCCGTATATTGGATATAAAGCAAGTACAAAAATAGCGAAAGAAGCTTTAGAAACTGGTGGAAGTGTCTATCAATTGGTTTTAGATCATGGTTTGTTGTCTAAAGAACGATTAGATGAGATCCTTGATCCTAAAAATATGCTTGGACCACATACTTAG
- a CDS encoding acyltransferase family protein: MKTTRYYSLDVFRGATVALMILVNNPGTWSFMFDPLEHAQWHGCTPTDLVFPFFLFAVGNAMAFVIPRFKQQPQSEFWKKVIKRSILIFLIGLFINWFPFFKWENNELIFKAWKDSEESGVRIMGVLQRIAIAYFFASVIAFYFKEKMVLWISGIILVGYWLLTKFLGGIDPYSIEGLIGTKIDTHILGLAHIYKGESIPFDPEGIYSTINAIPQVLLGYLTGIFINKQGNMKWLNKSLPETNQPNFRLVAGLFVLGVIALLLGYFWQLDFPYNKKIWSSSYVIHTTGLSLLTIATMIWFIEILNVKNGVMKFFDVFGKNPLFIFAFSGLFPRLLGLIRIENGFTNQDEIKYISPLTWFYENICAKLPGIPEIGSFVYSLIFLAFFWALAYWLDQKKIYVKV; the protein is encoded by the coding sequence ATGAAAACAACTCGATATTATTCATTGGACGTTTTTCGTGGCGCTACGGTCGCTTTAATGATTTTAGTGAATAATCCTGGCACGTGGTCCTTTATGTTTGATCCCTTAGAACATGCACAATGGCACGGATGTACACCAACCGATTTGGTCTTTCCTTTCTTTTTATTTGCAGTAGGCAATGCAATGGCTTTTGTAATTCCACGATTCAAACAACAACCGCAAAGCGAATTCTGGAAAAAAGTCATTAAACGAAGTATCCTTATCTTTCTAATTGGACTTTTTATCAATTGGTTTCCGTTTTTTAAATGGGAGAATAACGAACTTATTTTTAAGGCCTGGAAAGATTCTGAAGAAAGTGGCGTTCGAATAATGGGTGTTTTACAACGAATCGCTATTGCCTATTTTTTTGCTTCTGTTATTGCTTTTTACTTTAAAGAAAAAATGGTTCTTTGGATTTCAGGTATCATCTTAGTTGGCTATTGGTTATTGACAAAATTTTTAGGCGGTATTGACCCTTATTCTATCGAAGGGTTAATCGGAACAAAAATCGATACCCATATTTTAGGTTTAGCACATATTTACAAAGGTGAATCGATTCCATTTGATCCAGAAGGTATTTACAGTACCATCAATGCGATTCCTCAAGTTTTATTAGGCTATTTAACTGGCATTTTCATCAATAAACAAGGTAATATGAAATGGTTAAATAAATCTTTACCCGAAACCAATCAACCCAATTTTAGATTAGTAGCAGGTTTATTTGTTTTAGGGGTAATTGCTTTGCTATTAGGTTATTTTTGGCAATTAGATTTTCCGTACAACAAAAAGATTTGGAGTAGCTCATACGTTATTCATACAACAGGATTGTCATTATTAACAATTGCAACAATGATTTGGTTCATCGAAATTTTGAACGTCAAAAATGGTGTGATGAAATTCTTTGATGTATTCGGAAAAAATCCATTATTCATTTTTGCATTTAGTGGTTTATTTCCACGTTTATTAGGATTAATCCGAATCGAAAATGGATTTACCAATCAAGACGAAATCAAATACATTTCTCCTTTGACTTGGTTTTATGAAAACATTTGTGCGAAACTTCCTGGAATTCCAGAAATCGGATCGTTTGTTTATTCGCTTATCTTCTTAGCATTCTTTTGGGCTTTGGCTTATTGGTTAGATCAAAAGAAAATTTATGTTAAGGTGTAG